In Columba livia isolate bColLiv1 breed racing homer chromosome Z, bColLiv1.pat.W.v2, whole genome shotgun sequence, one DNA window encodes the following:
- the PIH1D1 gene encoding PIH1 domain-containing protein 1 isoform X3, whose translation MAAPADPSLLSAELEADDGEDEALRRLLLQVTQDDEEPSPPTGPSRAVTPQPGFCVKTRAGGAKVFINVCHSGEVPPPPPLSPPGLRRLLLRDPPGAFRIPMSLGEPHAELDRSGQGCTAYDVVVNSEFFRTLQADPLYREFFLTVAMEGLSEKYGLELELTGWRVLRNRRFLGSISAQNIRTRPQPHIQELEDSPAPPQYVVVAEPSSQHPRVLQTRVLLPQAAGAESLWLGLSEERLVLKEEGGGPALLELGLPHPADPARCHAHFHRGTKVLTVTMPLQA comes from the exons ATGGCCGCTCCCGCGGACCCGTCGCTGCTGTCGGCCGAACTGGAGGCGGACGACGGGGAGGACGAGGCGCTGCGGCGGCTTCTGCTGCAG GTGACACAGGACGACGAAGAGCCGTCCCCACCCACCGGCCCCTCCCGCGCCGTCACCCCGCAGCCAG GGTTCTGCGTGAAGACCCGCGCGGGGGGGGCCAAGGTGTTTATCAATGTTTGTCATTCGGGAGAGGTGCCACCTCCCCCGCCGCTGTCCCCCCCCGGGCTGCGCCGCCTGCTCCTACGCGACCCACCCGGGGCCTTTCGCATCCCCATGAGCCTGGGGGAGCCCCATGCCGAGCTGGACCGCA GTGGGCAGGGCTGCACAGCCTATGATGTGGTGGTGAATTCGGAGTTCTTCCGCACGCTGCAG GCTGATCCCCTGTACCGCGAGTTCTTCCTGACTGTGGCGATGGAGGGGCTGTCGGAGAAGTatgggctggagctggagctgactg gCTGGCGGGTGCTGCGAAACCGCCGGTTCTTGGGTTCCATCTCGGCCCAAAACATCCGGACGcggccccagccccacatccaggagctggagga ctcccccgccccccctcaGTACGTGGTGGTGGCTGAACCCTCGTCCCAACACCCACGGGTGCTGCAGACACGAGTGTTGCTTCCACAGGCC GCTGGGGCGGAGTCGCTGTGGCTGGGGCTGAGTGAGGAACGGCTGGtgctgaaggaggaagggggCGGCCCCGccctgctggagctggggctgccccacCCCGCCGACCCCGCCCGCTGCCACGCCCACTTCCACCGTGGAACCAAG GTCCTCACTGTGACGATGCCCCTGCAGGCCTGA
- the PIH1D1 gene encoding PIH1 domain-containing protein 1 isoform X1 gives MELKIPGTGPRAAAAITPTRYRRERPRNHRNSSTLPPETGSGSCSGRAMAAPADPSLLSAELEADDGEDEALRRLLLQVTQDDEEPSPPTGPSRAVTPQPGFCVKTRAGGAKVFINVCHSGEVPPPPPLSPPGLRRLLLRDPPGAFRIPMSLGEPHAELDRSGQGCTAYDVVVNSEFFRTLQADPLYREFFLTVAMEGLSEKYGLELELTGWRVLRNRRFLGSISAQNIRTRPQPHIQELEDSPAPPQYVVVAEPSSQHPRVLQTRVLLPQAAGAESLWLGLSEERLVLKEEGGGPALLELGLPHPADPARCHAHFHRGTKVLTVTMPLQA, from the exons atGGAGCTGAAGATCCCCGGGACAGGCccccgcgctgccgccgccaTCACACCAACGAGATATCGGCGAGAGCGGCCCCGTAACCATAGAAACTCCTCCACGCTTCCGCCGGAAACCGGAAGTGGGAGCTGCAGCGGCAGG GCCATGGCCGCTCCCGCGGACCCGTCGCTGCTGTCGGCCGAACTGGAGGCGGACGACGGGGAGGACGAGGCGCTGCGGCGGCTTCTGCTGCAG GTGACACAGGACGACGAAGAGCCGTCCCCACCCACCGGCCCCTCCCGCGCCGTCACCCCGCAGCCAG GGTTCTGCGTGAAGACCCGCGCGGGGGGGGCCAAGGTGTTTATCAATGTTTGTCATTCGGGAGAGGTGCCACCTCCCCCGCCGCTGTCCCCCCCCGGGCTGCGCCGCCTGCTCCTACGCGACCCACCCGGGGCCTTTCGCATCCCCATGAGCCTGGGGGAGCCCCATGCCGAGCTGGACCGCA GTGGGCAGGGCTGCACAGCCTATGATGTGGTGGTGAATTCGGAGTTCTTCCGCACGCTGCAG GCTGATCCCCTGTACCGCGAGTTCTTCCTGACTGTGGCGATGGAGGGGCTGTCGGAGAAGTatgggctggagctggagctgactg gCTGGCGGGTGCTGCGAAACCGCCGGTTCTTGGGTTCCATCTCGGCCCAAAACATCCGGACGcggccccagccccacatccaggagctggagga ctcccccgccccccctcaGTACGTGGTGGTGGCTGAACCCTCGTCCCAACACCCACGGGTGCTGCAGACACGAGTGTTGCTTCCACAGGCC GCTGGGGCGGAGTCGCTGTGGCTGGGGCTGAGTGAGGAACGGCTGGtgctgaaggaggaagggggCGGCCCCGccctgctggagctggggctgccccacCCCGCCGACCCCGCCCGCTGCCACGCCCACTTCCACCGTGGAACCAAG GTCCTCACTGTGACGATGCCCCTGCAGGCCTGA
- the PIH1D1 gene encoding PIH1 domain-containing protein 1 isoform X2, whose amino-acid sequence MELKIPGTGPRAAAAITPTRYRRERPRNHRNSSTLPPETGSGSCSGRVGAGGPEETEGHGRSRGPVAAVGRTGGGRRGGRGAAAASAAGFCVKTRAGGAKVFINVCHSGEVPPPPPLSPPGLRRLLLRDPPGAFRIPMSLGEPHAELDRSGQGCTAYDVVVNSEFFRTLQADPLYREFFLTVAMEGLSEKYGLELELTGWRVLRNRRFLGSISAQNIRTRPQPHIQELEDSPAPPQYVVVAEPSSQHPRVLQTRVLLPQAAGAESLWLGLSEERLVLKEEGGGPALLELGLPHPADPARCHAHFHRGTKVLTVTMPLQA is encoded by the exons atGGAGCTGAAGATCCCCGGGACAGGCccccgcgctgccgccgccaTCACACCAACGAGATATCGGCGAGAGCGGCCCCGTAACCATAGAAACTCCTCCACGCTTCCGCCGGAAACCGGAAGTGGGAGCTGCAGCGGCAGGGTAGGCGCAGGAGGCCCTGAGGAAACGGAGG GCCATGGCCGCTCCCGCGGACCCGTCGCTGCTGTCGGCCGAACTGGAGGCGGACGACGGGGAGGACGAGGCGCTGCGGCGGCTTCTGCTGCAG GGTTCTGCGTGAAGACCCGCGCGGGGGGGGCCAAGGTGTTTATCAATGTTTGTCATTCGGGAGAGGTGCCACCTCCCCCGCCGCTGTCCCCCCCCGGGCTGCGCCGCCTGCTCCTACGCGACCCACCCGGGGCCTTTCGCATCCCCATGAGCCTGGGGGAGCCCCATGCCGAGCTGGACCGCA GTGGGCAGGGCTGCACAGCCTATGATGTGGTGGTGAATTCGGAGTTCTTCCGCACGCTGCAG GCTGATCCCCTGTACCGCGAGTTCTTCCTGACTGTGGCGATGGAGGGGCTGTCGGAGAAGTatgggctggagctggagctgactg gCTGGCGGGTGCTGCGAAACCGCCGGTTCTTGGGTTCCATCTCGGCCCAAAACATCCGGACGcggccccagccccacatccaggagctggagga ctcccccgccccccctcaGTACGTGGTGGTGGCTGAACCCTCGTCCCAACACCCACGGGTGCTGCAGACACGAGTGTTGCTTCCACAGGCC GCTGGGGCGGAGTCGCTGTGGCTGGGGCTGAGTGAGGAACGGCTGGtgctgaaggaggaagggggCGGCCCCGccctgctggagctggggctgccccacCCCGCCGACCCCGCCCGCTGCCACGCCCACTTCCACCGTGGAACCAAG GTCCTCACTGTGACGATGCCCCTGCAGGCCTGA
- the LOC110361475 gene encoding adenylate cyclase type 10-like, whose product MSLLSVGDGSRHYFCICGQAMHDIHEAQELVKEGEVILSATSWELCEQHQLMTKHLGDNGFVKVAGMEQMSWSECQDTLCKLAGRPTNHCLEGQVLNTSGSTGADQGKQLLLLTSPQPAAESNHGH is encoded by the exons ATGAGCCTCCTGAGTGTCGGGGATGGCTCGCGGCATTACTTCTGCATCTGTGGCCAAGCCATGCATGACATTCATGAGGCCCAAGAGCTTGTGAAGGAAGGTGAAGTGATCCTCTCAGCCACTTCCTGGGAGCTCTGTGAGCAGCACCAGCTTATGACCAAGCATCTTGGAGACAACGGGTTTGTGAAG GTTGCAGGCATGGAGCAGATGTCTTGGTCTGAATGCCAAGACACTTTATGCAAGCTTGCAGGAAGGCCAACAAACCACTGCTTGGAAGGGCAAG TGCTCAACACCTCTGGAAGCACCGGTGCTGACCAGGGGaagcagctcctcctcctcacctctCCCCAACCCGCTGCAGAGAGCAACCATGGCCACTGA